The Mucilaginibacter yixingensis genome window below encodes:
- a CDS encoding PAS domain S-box protein: protein MKLNKLLERQIKKHLPGDTSGLSAFLEAVNNSYIAYEKDSLLAERAFKMSEEEYVEVNERLQKEVESRKISIEKLKEAIAQVGVEGFSAESENLLEIVELLKDEISKRDEVERQLKSSQELWQFALDGSGDGVWDYDFQTRKIFFSKRYKEMLGYRDEEFPNQPDEWMNRIHPEDMARVMMTDQQYFFQKLSNHQIEYRIRHKDGHYIWVLDRGMVVSRTPEGLPARVIGTHTDITERKIAEQAISIREEKYRNILANMNLGLLEVDNNEVIQYANQSFCDMSGYKLEELLGRQAEKLFPTTESNALLQNKNALRREGVSDAYELIVKNKKGEVRWWLISGAPRYNDSGELMGSIGIHLDITLRKALELELGEAREEAEQSVKAKESFLANMSHEIRTPMNAIIGMGRQLEKTGMNDQQRFFLNTINTAADHLLVVINDILDISKIEAGKLELEQTGFNAGEVLEHVVSVMKPRAEEKGLEMSLNYDDNIAPVLIGDAHRINQILLNMVSNAVKFTEKGGVTLSCRLRKKIDHKQVVEFSVRDTGIGISEEYLGHLFEKFTQEDRTTARKYGGTGLGMAITKELVELMQGQINVYSKKDIGTEILISLPLEIGTEDDRQDAKKDLIDSTFLKGKKILLAEDNEVNRLVAITVLDNYGVITIEAKNGAEAVKTLKYGKDYDLVLMDMQMPVMGGLEATEVIRKELKMDIPIIALTANAIKGDSERCIAAGMNGFVSKPFEENDLINEIARCLHLEAPLEDDEPVVAEEVEQSGPLYSLEKLEQISRGDKVFIKRMIGLFLEQTPQVIQEMRDAFAQNDIDAIRKLGHKIKPMISNLEIKKALEAVRELENLPDESAGSKRVTELLDNFAALMKRVEDEMQKIIKK, encoded by the coding sequence ATGAAGCTGAATAAACTGCTGGAACGACAAATAAAAAAACACCTGCCGGGGGATACCTCCGGCCTTTCTGCTTTTTTAGAGGCGGTGAATAACTCATATATCGCCTATGAAAAAGATAGTTTACTGGCAGAGCGCGCCTTCAAAATGAGTGAAGAGGAATATGTGGAGGTGAACGAGCGCCTGCAAAAAGAAGTGGAATCGCGTAAGATCTCGATAGAGAAACTCAAAGAGGCCATTGCCCAAGTAGGGGTAGAAGGTTTCAGCGCAGAGAGCGAAAACCTGCTGGAGATTGTTGAGCTGCTAAAAGATGAGATTAGCAAACGTGACGAGGTAGAACGTCAGCTGAAATCGAGCCAGGAGCTGTGGCAGTTTGCATTGGATGGTTCTGGCGACGGCGTGTGGGATTATGATTTCCAAACCCGTAAGATTTTCTTCTCCAAGCGATATAAAGAAATGCTGGGTTACCGGGACGAAGAGTTTCCAAACCAGCCTGATGAATGGATGAACCGCATTCACCCGGAAGATATGGCCCGGGTAATGATGACAGATCAGCAATACTTTTTTCAAAAACTTTCTAACCATCAGATAGAATACCGTATTCGCCATAAAGATGGTCACTACATCTGGGTACTTGATAGGGGCATGGTGGTAAGCCGTACGCCGGAGGGGCTGCCCGCCCGCGTTATTGGCACGCATACTGATATTACAGAGCGCAAAATTGCCGAGCAGGCCATCAGCATACGCGAGGAAAAATACCGCAACATTTTGGCCAACATGAACCTGGGTTTGCTGGAAGTGGATAACAACGAAGTGATCCAATACGCCAACCAGAGTTTTTGCGATATGTCTGGCTATAAACTGGAAGAGTTACTGGGGCGCCAGGCAGAAAAGCTTTTCCCGACAACTGAAAGTAACGCGCTGTTGCAAAACAAGAATGCACTGCGCAGGGAGGGCGTCTCTGACGCTTATGAGCTGATTGTTAAAAACAAAAAAGGCGAAGTGCGTTGGTGGCTTATCAGCGGCGCGCCGAGGTATAATGACTCGGGCGAGCTGATGGGGTCAATCGGCATACACCTGGATATTACCCTGCGTAAAGCACTTGAGCTGGAACTGGGCGAGGCACGTGAAGAGGCCGAACAATCTGTAAAGGCTAAAGAATCTTTCCTGGCTAATATGAGCCATGAGATCCGTACACCGATGAATGCCATTATCGGTATGGGTCGTCAGCTGGAAAAAACAGGCATGAATGATCAGCAACGGTTCTTCCTTAATACTATCAACACCGCGGCAGATCACCTGCTGGTGGTGATTAACGATATATTAGACATTTCTAAAATAGAAGCCGGCAAACTGGAGCTGGAGCAAACCGGTTTTAACGCCGGTGAGGTGCTGGAGCACGTAGTGAGTGTAATGAAGCCCCGGGCTGAAGAAAAAGGCTTGGAAATGTCTCTGAACTATGATGACAACATTGCCCCTGTACTGATAGGCGATGCACATCGTATCAATCAGATCTTGCTCAATATGGTAAGCAACGCGGTGAAGTTTACCGAAAAAGGTGGCGTAACGCTGTCTTGCCGTTTACGGAAAAAGATCGATCACAAACAGGTTGTCGAGTTTAGCGTACGCGATACGGGCATCGGTATTTCTGAGGAATACCTGGGCCATCTGTTTGAAAAATTTACGCAGGAAGACCGTACCACTGCCCGCAAATACGGCGGCACAGGTTTGGGCATGGCTATTACCAAGGAGTTGGTGGAGCTGATGCAGGGGCAAATCAATGTCTATAGCAAAAAAGATATTGGTACAGAGATTCTTATTAGTCTGCCGCTCGAAATTGGTACTGAAGATGATAGGCAGGATGCCAAGAAAGATTTGATTGATAGCACCTTCCTGAAAGGTAAAAAAATCTTATTGGCCGAAGATAATGAGGTTAACCGCCTTGTAGCTATCACTGTATTGGATAACTATGGCGTAATAACCATTGAGGCCAAAAACGGTGCCGAAGCGGTTAAAACGCTTAAGTACGGTAAAGATTATGATTTGGTGCTGATGGATATGCAGATGCCCGTAATGGGCGGTCTGGAAGCCACAGAGGTAATTCGTAAAGAGTTGAAGATGGACATTCCCATCATCGCTCTGACTGCCAATGCCATTAAAGGCGATAGCGAGCGTTGTATTGCTGCCGGTATGAACGGGTTTGTATCCAAACCATTTGAAGAGAACGATCTGATTAACGAGATAGCCCGTTGCCTGCATCTGGAAGCTCCGTTAGAAGATGACGAGCCTGTTGTTGCTGAAGAAGTTGAGCAATCGGGTCCGTTGTATAGTCTGGAAAAACTGGAACAGATCAGTCGTGGTGATAAGGTGTTCATTAAGCGGATGATTGGTCTGTTTCTGGAGCAAACCCCTCAGGTGATACAAGAGATGCGGGACGCGTTTGCGCAAAATGATATTGATGCCATCCGCAAATTGGGGCATAAAATTAAGCCGATGATCAGTAACCTGGAGATAAAAAAAGCGTTGGAAGCGGTAAGAGAGCTTGAGAATTTGCCAGATGAGAGTGCCGGCAGTAAAAGGGTGACTGAACTGCTGGACAACTTTGCCGCACTAATGAAGCGGGTGGAGGATGAGATGCAGAAAATAATAAAGAAATAG
- a CDS encoding FIST signal transduction protein, protein MKTALYQYQNGQWETHAQSMSLDGPSTQLALCFSAKDELLNTDVYGLMKEKFPEAIIAICSTAGEIYHTSVSDEGFSVAALQFDKTRLQPQKVDIKDYPDSFAAGKALINKFDHAGLAYVLVLSDGRYVNGSELVRGINSVTEQKILVTGGLAGDGGRFESTLVGLNSKPQEGLIVGIGFYGNSLRVEHGSKGGWETFGLERVVTRSKDNVLFEIDDKNALELYKRYLGPDADALPGSALLYPLSVTLPGNSEPIVRTILSVDDQAGSMTFAGDIPVGAKVRFMRANFDKLTSAASDAATQSSSLNGQTPAAFSLLISCVGRKMVLGSRTEDEVDAVDEVFKHNTLLSGFYSYGEISPLIKGEGCQLHNQTMTITTFHEAE, encoded by the coding sequence ATGAAAACTGCACTATATCAATATCAAAACGGTCAATGGGAAACACATGCTCAAAGCATGTCTTTAGATGGCCCGTCAACGCAGCTGGCACTTTGCTTCTCGGCTAAAGATGAGTTGCTGAATACTGATGTTTATGGTCTGATGAAAGAGAAGTTTCCAGAGGCTATTATTGCTATCTGCTCAACAGCCGGCGAAATTTATCATACTTCGGTAAGTGATGAGGGGTTTAGCGTGGCCGCTTTGCAGTTTGATAAGACTCGTTTACAGCCACAAAAGGTAGATATAAAAGATTATCCGGATAGTTTTGCTGCAGGTAAAGCTTTAATCAATAAATTTGATCACGCAGGTCTGGCGTACGTACTGGTATTATCAGACGGACGCTACGTAAATGGCAGCGAGCTGGTACGCGGCATCAACTCGGTAACCGAGCAAAAAATACTGGTAACAGGTGGCTTGGCTGGTGATGGTGGCCGGTTTGAATCAACCCTGGTTGGTTTGAACAGCAAGCCACAGGAGGGACTGATTGTGGGCATCGGCTTTTACGGCAATAGCCTGCGGGTAGAACACGGCTCGAAAGGCGGTTGGGAAACATTTGGCCTGGAAAGGGTGGTAACCCGTTCTAAAGATAACGTACTGTTTGAGATTGATGATAAAAATGCACTTGAACTATATAAACGCTATCTTGGTCCGGATGCCGATGCATTACCTGGCAGTGCGTTGTTGTACCCGTTATCTGTAACTTTGCCGGGTAACAGCGAGCCAATTGTACGTACCATCCTTTCGGTTGATGATCAGGCTGGTAGTATGACCTTTGCGGGCGATATCCCGGTAGGTGCCAAAGTGCGTTTTATGCGTGCTAATTTTGATAAGCTCACCAGCGCTGCATCAGATGCTGCTACGCAATCATCAAGCCTGAATGGGCAAACGCCGGCGGCATTTTCACTGCTTATTAGCTGTGTGGGCCGTAAAATGGTACTCGGCTCGCGCACAGAAGATGAGGTAGATGCGGTTGACGAAGTGTTTAAACACAACACGCTGCTATCGGGCTTCTACTCTTATGGCGAGATATCGCCACTGATAAAAGGGGAGGGATGCCAGCTGCATAACCAAACAATGACAATAACCACTTTCCATGAAGCTGAATAA
- a CDS encoding sigma-54 dependent transcriptional regulator, which produces MSAYHIFIVEDDPWYGEILQYHLSLNPDYKITRFMTGKDCLRELHQKPDLISMDYSLPDMNGAELLKQVQQVNPAVPVIVISAQEDITTAIDLYKKGIADYLVKDDHTKDLLWNAVNRIRENQALRKEVETLREELGHRYEFEKVIKGASAAIKKVFTLMEKAARTNINVSISGETGTGKELVAKAIHYHSDRKKKPFVALNMAAIPSELLESELFGHEKGAFTGALTRKLGKFEEANGGTIFLDEIGELDVNLQSKLLRVLQERELVRVGGSEKVKLDIRLIVATHKNLQDQVKQGYFREDFYYRIMGLPIELPPLRERGGDVLLLARHFLEEFCKENKLPLKQFSTEAKEKLMRYEFPGNIRELKSMIDLAVVMSDGQEIQVEDIRFSAPRSEEDIFSKEKTLKEYTVLIIQHFLDKYNRNVLKTADKLDIGKSTIYKMIQEKELEG; this is translated from the coding sequence ATGAGTGCATATCACATATTTATAGTAGAAGACGATCCGTGGTACGGTGAAATACTGCAATATCATTTGTCCCTTAACCCTGATTATAAAATAACCCGGTTTATGACGGGGAAAGACTGCCTTCGCGAGCTGCATCAGAAACCTGATCTGATCTCGATGGATTACAGCCTGCCCGACATGAACGGAGCAGAATTGCTCAAACAGGTACAGCAGGTTAATCCTGCTGTGCCTGTAATTGTTATCAGTGCGCAGGAGGATATTACTACGGCGATAGACCTTTACAAAAAAGGCATTGCAGATTACCTGGTAAAGGACGATCATACCAAAGATTTGCTTTGGAATGCTGTTAACCGCATCCGCGAAAATCAGGCGCTCAGAAAAGAGGTGGAAACCCTGCGCGAAGAGCTTGGTCATCGTTATGAATTTGAGAAAGTAATTAAAGGAGCATCTGCCGCCATCAAAAAAGTTTTCACGCTGATGGAAAAAGCGGCGCGTACCAATATCAACGTATCCATCTCTGGCGAAACAGGCACAGGTAAGGAGTTAGTGGCTAAGGCTATTCATTATCATTCAGACCGTAAAAAGAAACCCTTTGTGGCCCTTAACATGGCCGCCATACCGTCAGAGCTATTAGAGAGCGAGCTGTTTGGTCACGAAAAAGGCGCTTTTACCGGTGCACTTACGCGCAAACTTGGAAAGTTTGAAGAGGCCAACGGCGGCACCATATTTTTGGATGAAATAGGCGAGCTGGATGTAAACCTGCAAAGCAAACTACTACGCGTACTGCAAGAGCGTGAGCTGGTGCGCGTGGGGGGTAGCGAAAAAGTAAAGCTGGACATTCGCCTAATTGTGGCTACCCACAAAAACCTGCAGGATCAGGTAAAGCAAGGTTATTTCCGTGAGGATTTTTATTACCGCATTATGGGCCTGCCTATTGAACTGCCGCCGCTGCGCGAGCGTGGTGGAGATGTGCTGTTGCTGGCCCGCCACTTTCTGGAAGAGTTTTGTAAAGAGAACAAATTGCCTTTAAAGCAGTTTAGTACCGAGGCCAAAGAGAAACTGATGAGATACGAGTTTCCCGGCAACATCCGCGAACTGAAATCAATGATTGATTTGGCTGTGGTAATGAGCGATGGACAGGAGATCCAGGTAGAAGATATCCGTTTCAGCGCGCCACGTTCCGAAGAAGATATTTTTTCGAAAGAGAAAACCCTGAAAGAATATACCGTACTGATCATTCAGCACTTTTTGGATAAATATAACCGCAACGTGCTGAAAACTGCCGACAAACTGGACATCGGCAAATCAACCATCTATAAAATGATCCAGGAAAAAGAATTAGAAGGATAA